From Candidatus Sphingomonas colombiensis, one genomic window encodes:
- a CDS encoding LysR family transcriptional regulator has translation MKRTHLPLNGLRVLDAAARHLSFTRAADELAVTPAAVGQQIRALEDTLGVVLFRRTTKGLELTPEGEAGLAALRDGFLHFEDSVRAMQAGQSSKSLTIAAPRDVTQKWLMPRLAEIAQTDGEMRFILVAADDVIDFTEANLDLAIRWGEGPGAHEGEALESEGMVTIQRPGADSDLRIAWPGCGTEDASAPIRVADAGLAIDAAAAGLGRATVPELLAARDLAAGHVVRVGEAKPSRVGYWLVAPLPQWRQKKVQVLVDALTA, from the coding sequence ATGAAGCGCACGCATCTGCCGCTCAATGGGCTGCGTGTGCTGGATGCGGCGGCGCGCCATCTGTCTTTCACCCGTGCGGCGGACGAACTGGCGGTCACCCCGGCGGCGGTTGGGCAGCAGATCCGCGCGCTGGAGGATACGCTCGGCGTCGTGCTGTTCCGCCGCACCACCAAGGGGCTGGAACTGACGCCGGAAGGAGAGGCGGGCCTGGCCGCGCTGCGCGACGGCTTCCTGCATTTCGAGGATTCGGTCCGCGCGATGCAGGCGGGCCAATCGTCCAAATCGCTGACGATCGCCGCACCGCGTGACGTTACCCAGAAATGGCTGATGCCGCGCCTTGCCGAGATTGCGCAGACGGATGGCGAGATGCGTTTCATCCTCGTGGCGGCGGATGACGTGATCGACTTCACTGAGGCCAACCTCGATCTAGCGATCCGCTGGGGCGAAGGCCCCGGCGCGCATGAGGGCGAAGCGCTGGAAAGCGAAGGGATGGTCACCATCCAGCGCCCCGGCGCGGACAGCGATCTGCGAATCGCATGGCCGGGTTGCGGGACCGAGGATGCGAGCGCGCCGATCCGTGTGGCCGATGCCGGTCTCGCGATCGACGCCGCAGCAGCAGGGCTCGGGCGTGCCACGGTGCCGGAATTGCTGGCGGCGCGCGATCTGGCGGCCGGCCATGTGGTCCGCGTCGGGGAGGCGAAGCCGTCGCGGGTGGGCTATTGGCTGGTCGCGCCGCTCCCGCAATGGCGACAAAAGAAGGTTCAGGTGCTGGTCGACGCGCTGACCGCCTGA
- the argS gene encoding arginine--tRNA ligase: MTLYSRFAAHVDAALDALVAAGSLPADLDRRNVTVEPPRDASHGDLATNAAMVLAKAAKTNPRALAEQIAGELGRLDEVAAVEIAGPGFINMRLTDDTWRVELSAIRDAGGDYGRSQRGHGTRVNVEYVSANPTGPMHMGHCRGAVVGDALAALLEFAGYDVTREYYVNDAGGQVDVLARSAHLRYREALGEAIGDIPEGLYPGDYLVPVGRSLADEYGARYVNAPEAEWLVLFRTRAVDAMMALIKADLALLGIHHAVFASEAELQAAGKPEAAEKWLRARDLVYDGVLEAPKGETPEDWEPVELPLFRSSKFGDDQDRPIKKSNGGWTYFGADLAYHFQKAQAADELIDIWGADHAGTVKRITAAVAALTEGKTRFDVKLVQMVRLLRGGEPVKMSKRAGNFVTLADVVREVGKDVVRFTMLTRRADAQMDFDFAKVVEASKDNPVFYVQYAHARVASLHRRAAEAGIDATSPDLSRLDTEELALVKLAAQFPRIVETAAAAREPHRVAFYLYDLAAAFHSLWNVGNDRPDRRFLVVEDAASSAARLLLADGCAQIIRNGLSIMGVEAVSEM; this comes from the coding sequence ATGACGCTTTATTCCCGCTTTGCTGCACACGTCGATGCGGCGCTCGATGCCCTTGTTGCCGCCGGTTCGCTGCCGGCCGATCTTGATCGTCGCAATGTGACGGTCGAGCCGCCGCGCGACGCGAGCCATGGCGATCTTGCCACCAACGCCGCGATGGTGCTGGCCAAGGCCGCCAAGACCAATCCGCGCGCGCTTGCCGAGCAGATCGCGGGCGAGTTGGGCCGGCTGGATGAAGTGGCTGCGGTGGAGATTGCTGGGCCCGGCTTCATCAACATGCGCCTTACCGACGATACCTGGCGGGTCGAACTCTCGGCGATTCGCGATGCGGGTGGCGATTATGGCCGGTCGCAGCGTGGGCATGGCACGCGGGTCAATGTCGAATATGTCTCCGCCAACCCGACCGGCCCGATGCACATGGGGCACTGCCGGGGCGCGGTGGTGGGCGATGCGCTTGCCGCTTTGCTGGAATTCGCCGGCTATGACGTGACGCGCGAATATTATGTCAACGATGCGGGCGGGCAGGTCGACGTGCTCGCGCGCTCGGCGCACCTGCGGTATCGCGAGGCGCTGGGCGAGGCGATCGGCGATATCCCGGAGGGGCTGTATCCGGGCGATTATCTCGTTCCGGTCGGCCGCTCGCTGGCCGACGAATATGGCGCTCGCTATGTGAACGCGCCCGAAGCCGAATGGCTGGTGCTGTTCCGCACCCGCGCCGTCGATGCGATGATGGCGCTGATCAAGGCCGATCTCGCGCTGCTCGGCATCCATCACGCTGTCTTCGCGTCGGAGGCCGAGTTGCAGGCTGCCGGCAAGCCCGAGGCGGCGGAGAAATGGCTGCGCGCGCGCGATCTCGTCTATGATGGCGTGCTCGAAGCGCCCAAGGGCGAAACGCCCGAGGATTGGGAGCCGGTCGAGCTGCCGCTATTCCGCTCGTCCAAATTCGGCGACGATCAGGATCGCCCGATCAAGAAATCGAACGGCGGCTGGACCTATTTCGGCGCCGATCTCGCCTATCATTTCCAGAAGGCGCAGGCCGCCGACGAACTGATCGACATCTGGGGCGCGGATCACGCCGGCACGGTCAAGCGGATCACCGCCGCGGTCGCCGCGCTGACCGAGGGCAAGACGCGGTTCGACGTGAAGCTGGTCCAGATGGTTCGCCTGCTGCGTGGCGGCGAGCCGGTGAAGATGTCCAAGCGTGCCGGCAATTTCGTCACGCTGGCTGACGTGGTGCGTGAGGTTGGCAAGGATGTGGTGCGCTTCACCATGCTCACCCGCCGCGCCGACGCACAGATGGATTTCGATTTCGCCAAGGTGGTGGAAGCGTCGAAGGACAATCCGGTGTTCTACGTGCAATATGCACACGCCCGCGTCGCGTCGTTGCATCGCCGCGCGGCGGAGGCGGGGATTGACGCGACGAGCCCCGATCTGTCCCGCCTTGATACGGAAGAGCTGGCGCTGGTGAAGCTTGCCGCGCAATTCCCGCGCATCGTGGAAACCGCCGCAGCGGCCCGCGAACCACATCGAGTGGCCTTTTATCTCTATGATTTAGCAGCGGCTTTTCACTCTCTTTGGAATGTCGGCAACGATCGACCAGACCGCCGTTTCCTGGTGGTGGAGGATGCTGCATCAAGCGCGGCACGCTTGCTCTTGGCGGATGGGTGCGCGCAAATTATCCGCAATGGTCTATCCATCATGGGGGTGGAGGCTGTCTCGGAGATGTAA
- a CDS encoding SDR family oxidoreductase has product MPTYDFNGKVALVTGASGGIGRATAIAFAKAGAKVLVADVNEAGGAETAAMIVAAGGTAIFQRCDVSNAAEVQAMVGRATSEWGRLDFAHNNAGINSPQANEWEDAVWERAIGINLTGVMQCMRAEAEVMLAQGGGAIVNTASINGLVGNGAQPAYVASKHGVVGLTRHGALRWARAGIRVNCVCPGVIETPMTEAVAADPAIRKIMESMTPMGRMGQPEEIAGAVLWLCSDAAGFVTGHPMVIDGGATAV; this is encoded by the coding sequence ATGCCCACGTACGATTTCAACGGGAAGGTCGCGCTGGTAACCGGCGCGAGCGGCGGTATCGGCCGCGCGACCGCGATTGCCTTCGCGAAGGCCGGCGCCAAGGTGCTGGTCGCCGATGTCAACGAAGCCGGCGGCGCGGAAACCGCCGCGATGATCGTGGCAGCCGGCGGCACCGCGATCTTCCAGCGCTGCGACGTATCGAACGCCGCCGAGGTGCAGGCGATGGTCGGTCGCGCCACCAGCGAATGGGGCCGGCTCGATTTCGCGCACAACAATGCCGGCATCAACAGCCCGCAAGCCAATGAATGGGAAGATGCGGTGTGGGAGCGCGCCATCGGCATCAACCTGACCGGCGTGATGCAGTGTATGCGTGCCGAGGCAGAAGTGATGCTGGCGCAAGGCGGCGGCGCGATCGTCAACACCGCTTCGATCAACGGGCTGGTCGGCAATGGCGCGCAGCCGGCCTATGTCGCGAGCAAACACGGCGTGGTTGGACTGACCCGTCATGGCGCGCTGCGCTGGGCGCGTGCCGGAATCCGCGTCAATTGCGTATGCCCCGGCGTGATCGAAACCCCGATGACCGAAGCGGTCGCCGCCGATCCCGCGATCCGCAAGATCATGGAAAGCATGACCCCGATGGGCCGCATGGGCCAGCCGGAGGAAATCGCCGGCGCGGTGCTGTGGCTCTGCTCCGACGCGGCTGGCTTCGTCACCGGCCATCCGATGGTGATCGATGGCGGCGCGACCGCCGTGTGA
- a CDS encoding alkene reductase, with the protein MTDVLLEPVTLGAIELRNRIVMAPMTRDRAGPDDVPGDIMVDYYSQRASAGMIVTEGVQPTPAGKGYWRTPGIHSAAQIEGWRRVADAVHAAGGRIVMQLMHCGRVVVAANRGFDADVIAPSALPCPDPVPGPDGTPVPTAAPRALDAVEIPLVVEEFAQAARNARAAGLDGVELHCASGYLVNQFLNPASNQRSDEWGGSAEKRARFPIAVLKALADAIGGERVGFRISPGNPYNGMDVSDPATVFVPLLRGADKLGLAYAHVVDMNLPELDTLAMIRAHWRGAVIANNMLKAESARGLIAADRAEAASFGRAFIANPDLVARIRAGAALARPDYAKLYTGEAAGYTDYPAFAE; encoded by the coding sequence ATGACGGATGTGTTGCTCGAGCCGGTGACATTGGGGGCTATAGAGCTTCGCAACCGTATCGTCATGGCGCCGATGACGCGCGATCGCGCCGGCCCGGATGATGTGCCGGGCGATATCATGGTCGATTATTACAGTCAGCGCGCCAGCGCCGGGATGATCGTGACGGAGGGTGTCCAGCCCACCCCGGCGGGCAAGGGATATTGGCGGACGCCGGGCATCCACAGCGCGGCGCAGATCGAGGGTTGGCGGCGTGTCGCCGACGCGGTTCACGCGGCGGGCGGCCGGATCGTGATGCAATTGATGCACTGCGGTCGTGTGGTGGTGGCCGCGAACCGTGGCTTCGACGCGGATGTCATCGCCCCGTCCGCGCTGCCGTGCCCCGATCCCGTGCCCGGCCCCGATGGCACGCCGGTGCCGACGGCGGCGCCCCGCGCGCTCGATGCGGTGGAGATCCCGTTGGTCGTCGAGGAATTCGCGCAAGCTGCACGCAATGCACGCGCGGCGGGCCTTGATGGGGTCGAGCTGCATTGCGCGAGCGGATATCTCGTCAATCAGTTCCTCAATCCGGCGAGCAACCAGCGCAGCGACGAATGGGGCGGCAGCGCGGAGAAGCGCGCGCGTTTTCCGATCGCGGTGCTCAAGGCGCTGGCAGACGCGATCGGTGGTGAGCGGGTGGGGTTCCGCATCTCACCGGGCAATCCGTATAACGGGATGGACGTGAGCGATCCGGCAACGGTCTTCGTGCCGCTGCTTCGGGGCGCGGACAAGCTGGGGCTCGCTTATGCGCATGTCGTCGACATGAATCTGCCCGAGCTGGACACGCTCGCGATGATCCGCGCGCATTGGCGCGGCGCCGTGATCGCGAACAACATGCTGAAGGCAGAAAGCGCCCGCGGGTTGATCGCGGCGGATCGCGCCGAAGCCGCATCATTCGGGCGGGCGTTCATTGCCAATCCCGATCTCGTTGCGCGCATCCGTGCCGGCGCCGCACTGGCCAGGCCGGATTACGCGAAGCTCTATACGGGTGAGGCGGCCGGCTACACCGACTATCCCGCCTTCGCGGAATAG
- a CDS encoding sigma-70 family RNA polymerase sigma factor — protein sequence MGQGGSEDAAASFDPLRPRLVRVAYRMLGSVADAEDAVQDAFIRWMAADRAEVREPEAFLRRTVTRLCLDQLKSARHQRETYIGPWLPDPIVEENDEEEDVTLPLMLALERLSPLERAAFLLHDVFGLAFEEVATTIGRDSAACRQLAARARTHVREARPRFAVEKRRGLEIAGAFFAASRSGDLAGLSAMLTDDVSLHADGGGKRPAAARLIIGIVEVMQVQKALAALFRRHRSDLVRTAFINGLPGFITREADGELQTTALEIEDGKVTAIYVMRNPDKLKHLH from the coding sequence ATGGGGCAGGGGGGCAGCGAGGACGCGGCGGCGAGCTTCGATCCGCTGCGTCCCCGGCTCGTCCGGGTCGCGTATCGCATGCTCGGGTCGGTCGCCGATGCGGAGGATGCGGTGCAGGACGCATTCATCCGCTGGATGGCGGCCGATCGCGCCGAGGTGCGGGAGCCGGAGGCGTTCCTGCGCCGCACCGTGACCCGGCTGTGCCTCGATCAGCTCAAATCGGCGCGACACCAGCGCGAGACCTATATCGGCCCGTGGCTGCCCGATCCCATCGTCGAGGAAAACGATGAGGAAGAGGATGTCACGCTGCCGCTGATGCTGGCGCTGGAACGCCTCTCACCGCTCGAGCGCGCGGCGTTCTTGCTGCACGACGTGTTCGGGCTGGCGTTCGAGGAAGTCGCGACGACGATCGGGCGTGATTCCGCCGCGTGTCGCCAACTCGCGGCGCGTGCACGCACTCATGTCCGCGAGGCGCGTCCGCGCTTTGCGGTCGAGAAGCGGCGCGGGCTGGAAATCGCCGGCGCCTTTTTCGCCGCATCACGCAGTGGCGATCTCGCCGGGCTCAGCGCGATGCTTACGGACGATGTGAGCCTGCATGCCGATGGCGGCGGGAAGCGCCCGGCGGCGGCGCGGCTGATCATCGGCATCGTGGAGGTGATGCAGGTGCAGAAAGCGCTCGCCGCGCTGTTTCGCCGCCATCGCTCCGATCTGGTGCGCACGGCCTTCATCAACGGCCTGCCGGGTTTCATAACGCGCGAAGCCGATGGTGAGCTTCAGACGACCGCGCTGGAGATTGAGGACGGGAAGGTCACCGCAATCTATGTGATGCGCAATCCGGACAAGCTGAAACACCTTCACTGA
- the nagZ gene encoding beta-N-acetylhexosaminidase: MKPVIFGLAGPALTDDERAFFREAQPAGYILFKRNVVDRAQLRALTDSLRDLEGRGDVAILVDQEGGRVARLGPPEWPAFPAGPAFDALYERAPMSAIEAARANAHAIGLMLAEVGITVDCLPLLDVAREGTTEAIASRAYGHEPKRVAAMGRATLEGLAAGGVVGVVKHMPGHGRAIVDSHYDLPTVTASDAELEEDLAPFRALAGAAMGMTSHIVYEAWDRERPATLSPIVIEEVIRRRIGFDGLLMTDDIDMKALSGTAGEKAASAIAAGCDLVLDCWARMDEMVEIAGRLSEIGPLSRARLDRAMAIAPASEGDFATLLAKRDALLAVMNG; this comes from the coding sequence ATGAAGCCAGTGATCTTCGGCCTCGCCGGCCCAGCCCTTACCGATGACGAGCGCGCTTTCTTTCGGGAGGCGCAGCCTGCGGGTTATATCCTGTTCAAGCGCAACGTGGTCGATCGCGCGCAGCTTCGCGCATTGACCGATTCGCTGCGCGATCTGGAGGGGCGCGGCGACGTCGCGATCCTCGTGGATCAGGAAGGCGGGCGGGTCGCGCGGCTCGGTCCGCCGGAATGGCCGGCCTTTCCCGCCGGCCCGGCGTTCGACGCGCTATACGAGCGTGCGCCGATGTCCGCGATCGAGGCGGCGCGCGCCAACGCCCATGCGATCGGGCTGATGCTGGCGGAGGTGGGCATCACCGTCGATTGCCTGCCGTTGCTCGATGTCGCGCGCGAGGGGACGACCGAGGCGATTGCATCGCGCGCTTACGGCCATGAGCCAAAGCGCGTCGCGGCGATGGGCCGCGCGACGCTGGAAGGGTTGGCGGCGGGCGGTGTCGTCGGCGTGGTCAAGCATATGCCGGGTCACGGCCGGGCGATCGTGGACTCGCACTATGACCTGCCGACCGTCACCGCCTCTGATGCGGAACTGGAAGAGGATCTCGCCCCGTTTCGTGCGCTGGCCGGCGCGGCGATGGGGATGACCAGCCATATCGTCTATGAGGCATGGGATCGCGAACGCCCCGCGACGCTCTCTCCGATCGTGATCGAGGAGGTGATTCGTCGGCGCATCGGCTTCGACGGCCTTTTGATGACCGACGATATCGACATGAAGGCACTGTCCGGCACAGCGGGCGAGAAAGCCGCTAGCGCGATCGCCGCGGGCTGTGATCTGGTGCTGGATTGCTGGGCGCGGATGGACGAGATGGTCGAGATCGCGGGGCGATTGAGCGAGATCGGGCCGCTTTCCCGTGCCCGCCTCGATCGCGCCATGGCGATCGCGCCCGCGTCAGAGGGCGATTTCGCTACCCTGCTCGCCAAACGTGACGCGTTGCTCGCGGTGATGAACGGGTAA
- a CDS encoding carboxymuconolactone decarboxylase family protein: MTAKLNPYAVAPQLMKQWTDTSVAIAASLEPSLIELVKIRASQINGCANCINMHTAEARQQGETEQRIYLLSAWREAPCYSERERAALGWTDALTRLSEGHMQEAAYAALGTHFTKEEQVKLTLMINVINGWNRLAVGFGLWIEPQAAKALQQAAA; this comes from the coding sequence ATGACCGCCAAGCTGAACCCTTATGCCGTCGCGCCGCAGCTCATGAAGCAGTGGACGGACACATCCGTGGCTATTGCCGCCAGCCTCGAACCGAGCCTGATCGAACTGGTGAAGATTCGCGCGTCGCAGATCAACGGCTGCGCCAATTGCATCAATATGCACACCGCCGAGGCGCGCCAGCAGGGCGAGACCGAGCAGCGCATCTACCTCCTGTCGGCGTGGCGCGAAGCCCCGTGCTATAGCGAGCGCGAACGCGCGGCGCTGGGCTGGACCGATGCGCTGACACGGCTTTCCGAAGGGCATATGCAGGAGGCGGCCTATGCCGCGCTCGGCACGCATTTCACGAAGGAGGAGCAGGTGAAACTGACGCTGATGATAAACGTCATCAACGGCTGGAACCGGCTCGCGGTTGGCTTCGGACTGTGGATCGAGCCACAGGCGGCCAAGGCGCTTCAGCAGGCCGCCGCCTGA
- a CDS encoding SPOR domain-containing protein, which yields MTGADKIDLNDLDRLPWLESAEPEDDGEPGALRTVALVILGLLLLAGLIFGIYRMMHNTGSASGNGGLIKAPAGDYKIKPEEPGGLKVSGEGDSAIATSAGANSSAAIDLKAVPETPIDGRRAATKAVPAPEAGTRTVAAEVPRAGRKLTAAEPVSAPRAPVPGAGSGGSLVQLGAFPSEGVANAAWSALAKRFTYLATLGKSVQVAEVNGRKVYRLRVNAGSADAASDICGRLKVAGESCFVTS from the coding sequence ATGACGGGCGCGGACAAGATCGATCTGAACGACCTGGATCGACTGCCCTGGTTGGAGTCGGCGGAGCCGGAGGATGATGGCGAACCGGGCGCGCTGCGCACCGTCGCGCTGGTGATCCTGGGCCTGCTGCTGCTGGCGGGCCTCATTTTCGGTATCTACCGGATGATGCACAATACGGGTTCCGCCAGCGGCAATGGCGGGCTGATCAAGGCGCCGGCCGGCGACTATAAGATCAAGCCTGAGGAGCCGGGCGGGTTGAAGGTCAGCGGTGAGGGTGATTCGGCGATCGCCACCAGTGCCGGCGCCAATTCCTCCGCTGCGATCGATCTGAAGGCGGTTCCGGAAACGCCGATCGATGGTCGCCGCGCCGCGACGAAGGCAGTGCCTGCGCCTGAGGCAGGCACACGCACGGTCGCCGCCGAGGTGCCGCGGGCGGGGCGCAAGCTCACGGCGGCGGAGCCGGTCTCCGCGCCGCGTGCGCCGGTGCCGGGGGCGGGATCGGGCGGCTCGCTCGTCCAGCTTGGCGCTTTCCCGAGCGAGGGAGTCGCCAATGCGGCGTGGAGCGCGCTGGCCAAGCGTTTCACCTATCTCGCGACATTGGGGAAATCGGTGCAGGTCGCGGAGGTCAACGGCCGCAAGGTCTATCGCCTGCGCGTCAATGCCGGCAGCGCGGATGCCGCCTCGGATATCTGCGGACGGCTGAAGGTGGCGGGGGAAAGCTGCTTCGTGACGAGTTGA